From Streptobacillus canis, a single genomic window includes:
- a CDS encoding phage holin, LLH family: MSKMEIIYLVSGVLVGLFGSLLPLFRYLAKKSATTVDDKILEISIQAVNFVDKHFLDKSGASKKALAGEIIERGAKEIGKEINENIVDKAIEKAWKINEINGALEKEEEEKAKEENQGEMGK; this comes from the coding sequence ATGTCAAAAATGGAAATTATTTATTTAGTCAGTGGAGTGTTAGTAGGTTTGTTTGGTAGTTTATTACCATTATTTAGATATTTAGCTAAGAAAAGTGCAACTACTGTAGATGATAAAATATTAGAAATATCTATTCAAGCAGTAAACTTTGTTGATAAACACTTTTTAGATAAGTCAGGAGCAAGTAAGAAAGCACTTGCTGGAGAAATTATTGAAAGAGGAGCAAAAGAAATTGGAAAAGAAATCAATGAAAATATAGTTGATAAAGCTATTGAAAAAGCTTGGAAAATAAATGAAATTAATGGTGCTTTAGAAAAAGAGGAAGAAGAAAAAGCAAAAGAAGAAAATCAAGGTGAAATGGGGAAGTAA